In Sphingobacteriaceae bacterium, the following proteins share a genomic window:
- a CDS encoding flavoprotein, with the protein MTSISKLKILAISGSLKSTSSNTTLLKALSRYKTETVAFTIFKGLDELPHFNPEKEEGTDAVKHFKELVKKADGVIISTPEYAFGVPGSLKNALDWTVSSGEFNEKPVIAISASPMYEGGLKAMTSLLLTLSALGTKMDEKSHLSIPNILKKINQDAIFLEDETRQNLLTLYDHLLSVIDKTNNEVNLESI; encoded by the coding sequence ATGACGTCTATTTCAAAACTTAAAATCCTGGCAATTTCCGGAAGTTTAAAATCTACTTCTTCCAACACCACTCTCTTAAAAGCACTGTCCAGATATAAAACGGAGACCGTAGCGTTCACCATCTTTAAAGGGTTGGATGAACTTCCTCATTTTAATCCGGAGAAGGAAGAAGGCACTGACGCAGTAAAGCATTTTAAAGAGCTCGTCAAAAAAGCGGATGGTGTCATCATCAGCACACCCGAATACGCCTTCGGTGTACCGGGAAGTTTAAAAAACGCCTTAGACTGGACTGTATCTTCGGGTGAGTTTAATGAGAAACCCGTTATAGCTATTAGCGCATCTCCCATGTATGAAGGGGGCCTAAAAGCGATGACCTCGCTCCTGCTCACTCTGAGCGCTTTAGGAACAAAGATGGATGAGAAATCACATCTAAGTATTCCTAACATTTTAAAGAAAATAAATCAGGATGCGATTTTTTTAGAAGACGAAACAAGACAAAATCTTCTTACTCTTTATGATCATTTACTCTCAGTTATAGACAAAACTAATAACGAGGTTAACTTGGAATCGATCTAA
- a CDS encoding NAD(P)-dependent alcohol dehydrogenase, whose amino-acid sequence MKASVNTRYGPPEVLQIKDVIKPIPKDNEVLIKVRASTVNRTDTGFRDPAYLAVRVVGGFFKPKNPILGTELSGDVEEIGKDVKTFKIGDSVFGLKCFHFGAHAEYICVPEEGSIALKPQHISYEEAAASSEGPWFALTGLKKMQLKKGDKILINGGTGSIGSAAIQLAKYFGAEITAVANTKNLELVKSLGAHMVTDYTKQDFTKTLNPNSFDFIFDAVGKSSFFKCKKLLKPGGIYYSTELGYMSQNIFLALFTPLTGGKKVIFPIPKDKKEDILFFKKLIESGHYKAVIDRIYSLDQIVEATRYVETKEKTGNVVIKICSE is encoded by the coding sequence ATGAAAGCCAGCGTCAATACAAGATACGGACCTCCCGAAGTTCTTCAGATCAAAGATGTTATAAAGCCTATTCCAAAAGACAATGAGGTTCTTATAAAAGTACGCGCAAGTACCGTAAATCGCACAGACACTGGATTTCGCGATCCCGCCTATTTGGCAGTGAGAGTTGTTGGCGGTTTCTTTAAACCTAAAAATCCCATTCTTGGAACAGAACTTTCGGGAGATGTTGAAGAGATTGGCAAGGATGTAAAAACTTTTAAAATAGGAGATTCAGTATTTGGGTTAAAATGTTTTCATTTTGGTGCGCACGCAGAATATATTTGTGTTCCCGAAGAAGGTTCTATTGCTCTAAAACCTCAGCATATTAGTTACGAAGAAGCGGCAGCCTCGAGCGAAGGTCCATGGTTTGCGCTTACGGGTTTAAAAAAGATGCAACTAAAAAAAGGTGATAAAATTCTTATTAATGGTGGCACAGGATCTATTGGTTCGGCAGCCATTCAGCTGGCAAAATATTTCGGCGCTGAAATTACTGCAGTTGCCAATACTAAAAATCTGGAGCTTGTAAAATCTTTGGGGGCACATATGGTGACCGATTATACTAAGCAGGATTTTACAAAGACGTTAAATCCAAATTCCTTCGATTTTATTTTCGACGCTGTGGGAAAAAGTTCCTTTTTTAAATGCAAAAAATTGCTGAAACCCGGTGGGATATATTATTCCACAGAGCTTGGCTATATGTCGCAAAATATTTTCCTGGCTTTGTTTACGCCCCTAACCGGGGGCAAAAAAGTTATCTTTCCAATTCCAAAGGACAAAAAGGAAGACATTCTTTTTTTCAAGAAATTAATAGAATCAGGACATTACAAAGCTGTAATAGATCGCATTTACAGTCTAGATCAAATAGTAGAAGCTACACGCTACGTCGAAACTAAAGAGAAGACCGGAAATGTGGTTATTAAAATTTGCTCTGAATAA
- a CDS encoding 4,5-DOPA dioxygenase extradiol — translation MELNDLTKLITSFGSTDKMPVLFVGHGNPMNAITENIYSKSWAEIGKKLPVPKAILCISAHWLTNGTAVTMTDKPKTIHDFGGFPDQLFAVQYPAPGAVDYAKMAISSVTSTKVHEDFEWGLDHGAWSVLKNMYPKANVPVFQMSIDYGKSPEYHYKLAQELSNLRSKGILIVASGNVVHNLGMVSWGNEGKKYDWALEFDALVKKGIEDNNPAPLIDYQKLGKIATMAHPTNDHYLPLMYALGLRSKTDKFEFFNNTFDLGSISMRSVIFS, via the coding sequence ATGGAATTAAACGACTTAACAAAACTCATTACAAGCTTTGGTAGTACTGACAAAATGCCGGTACTTTTTGTAGGACATGGAAATCCTATGAATGCCATAACAGAAAACATTTACAGTAAAAGCTGGGCAGAGATCGGAAAGAAACTTCCGGTTCCAAAAGCCATTTTATGTATTTCGGCACATTGGTTAACAAACGGAACTGCAGTTACGATGACCGATAAACCAAAAACTATTCATGATTTTGGCGGCTTTCCTGACCAGTTATTTGCTGTACAATACCCAGCTCCAGGGGCTGTGGATTATGCAAAGATGGCCATCTCTTCAGTAACCTCAACCAAAGTACACGAAGATTTTGAGTGGGGATTAGATCACGGTGCCTGGTCAGTTTTAAAAAACATGTATCCAAAAGCTAACGTACCTGTTTTTCAAATGAGTATCGATTATGGGAAATCGCCCGAATATCATTACAAACTTGCGCAAGAACTTTCTAATTTGCGTTCAAAAGGAATTTTAATTGTTGCCAGCGGAAATGTGGTTCACAATTTAGGTATGGTAAGTTGGGGCAACGAGGGTAAAAAATACGATTGGGCTTTAGAATTTGATGCCTTGGTAAAGAAAGGTATTGAAGACAATAATCCTGCTCCACTTATCGATTATCAAAAACTTGGGAAAATTGCCACGATGGCTCACCCAACAAATGATCATTATTTGCCTTTGATGTACGCCCTCGGCCTGAGATCGAAAACGGACAAGTTCGAGTTCTTTAATAACACTTTTGATCTTGGATCGATTAGTATGCGCAGTGTCATTTTTAGCTAA
- the efp gene encoding elongation factor P produces MATTSDISKGAFFRYENELLKIMDYDHITPGKGNAIYSVKCRNVETGKQSEIRFRSGEKIDFIRVDEEEMQYIYTEGDFLVCMNQETFEQMHIPKILFADSIQFLKEGMILTIRFDDNQKPLNGDLPKYVELEVTYTEDGTKGKLLKPAEVEGGISIQVPLFVNIGDKLRITTENGEYVERVK; encoded by the coding sequence ATGGCAACTACATCCGACATTTCAAAAGGCGCTTTTTTCAGATATGAAAATGAATTATTAAAGATTATGGATTATGATCATATTACTCCAGGAAAAGGAAATGCGATCTATTCTGTAAAATGTCGTAACGTAGAAACAGGAAAACAAAGTGAGATCCGTTTTCGTTCAGGAGAAAAAATTGATTTTATTCGTGTAGATGAAGAGGAAATGCAATATATCTATACCGAAGGAGATTTTTTGGTTTGTATGAACCAGGAAACTTTTGAGCAAATGCACATTCCTAAAATTTTATTTGCAGATAGCATTCAATTTTTAAAGGAAGGAATGATCCTTACAATACGCTTTGATGACAACCAAAAACCATTAAATGGCGATCTTCCTAAATATGTGGAACTGGAAGTTACTTACACAGAAGATGGAACTAAAGGAAAACTCTTAAAACCTGCTGAAGTGGAAGGTGGCATTTCTATCCAGGTTCCATTGTTTGTGAATATTGGCGACAAACTCCGCATCACTACCGAAAATGGTGAGTACGTTGAACGTGTTAAGTAA
- a CDS encoding DNA-binding response regulator has protein sequence MSTILLIEDESSVSNFIRKGLSEEGYSVSVAFNGSSGIQMAKESAFDLIVLDIMLPDINGVEVCQELRKQNLKTPVLFLTALGTPENIAHGLNSGGDDYLVKPFKFIELNARIKALLRRSDSKEQNADQQNIFTLADLKVNDYAKKVERNGVPISLTATEYRLLLVLLKNKGRVLSRLDLLENVWDMSFNMGTNVVDVYINYLRKKIDADRDKKLIHTVIGMGYVIKEE, from the coding sequence ATGAGTACTATACTTTTAATAGAAGACGAGAGCAGCGTTTCCAATTTCATAAGAAAGGGATTGTCTGAAGAGGGGTATAGTGTTTCTGTTGCTTTTAACGGTTCATCTGGAATTCAAATGGCAAAAGAATCGGCTTTCGATCTGATTGTTCTCGATATAATGCTTCCCGACATAAACGGAGTGGAAGTTTGTCAGGAGCTACGCAAACAGAACCTTAAAACCCCCGTACTTTTTTTAACAGCCTTGGGAACTCCAGAGAATATTGCGCATGGTTTAAACAGTGGTGGCGACGACTACCTTGTAAAACCATTTAAGTTTATTGAATTAAACGCAAGAATTAAAGCGCTATTGAGAAGGTCTGATTCTAAGGAGCAAAATGCTGATCAACAAAATATATTCACTCTTGCTGATTTGAAAGTAAACGATTATGCAAAGAAAGTGGAACGGAATGGCGTACCTATCAGTTTGACTGCCACGGAATACAGACTCCTTTTGGTTTTGCTTAAGAATAAAGGTCGGGTTTTATCACGCTTAGATTTGCTTGAAAATGTGTGGGACATGAGTTTTAATATGGGAACCAACGTGGTTGATGTTTATATTAATTACCTGCGTAAAAAAATAGACGCTGATCGTGATAAAAAGTTAATTCATACCGTTATTGGTATGGGCTACGTAATTAAGGAAGAATGA
- a CDS encoding two-component sensor histidine kinase: protein MKTQSKIALILFSSNVVMMLLFGSAIYYFQNTYSYTDFYKRLETRARVAARYNLQSDRLNAEALKTLREQHLERLSNEKEMIVEISDPESVQRTAVIYQLPQQFLQDILKEGKSTLKERQSFYAGILYTTEGKKYIVIVSADNAYAVRHLTFLRNAIWSSIGIIMLITIAFSLFFSKRIFDPIKQITLRVKQISTESIHLRLDGKDKAYEISELISTFNDLLNRLETSFETQKNFISNASHEFGTPLTSIIGEAEVALIKERSSADYQETLQNILKQAGRLDQITRSLLFLAQTGYEGKKIIFEIIRMDEILWEVKEIINQLNPKNKISIDLNSLPEDPKKLKIKGNRELLNLAIANLFTNACKYSHNKPVSVNIESINQEVVITIKDQGVGIPENELPFIYDPFFRASNTHTFEGYGIGLPLSRNIILLHHGSLLVSSKANEGTTVRINFPVS from the coding sequence ATGAAAACCCAGAGTAAAATCGCGCTTATCTTATTCTCATCGAATGTGGTGATGATGTTGCTTTTTGGCAGCGCTATTTATTATTTCCAAAACACTTACTCTTACACTGATTTTTACAAGAGATTAGAGACAAGAGCACGCGTAGCTGCCAGGTACAATTTACAATCGGACCGTTTAAATGCTGAAGCCCTTAAAACTTTAAGAGAGCAACACCTGGAAAGATTAAGCAATGAAAAAGAAATGATTGTAGAAATTTCTGATCCGGAAAGCGTACAAAGAACAGCCGTTATATACCAGTTGCCACAGCAGTTTTTGCAGGATATTTTAAAGGAAGGAAAATCAACATTAAAGGAACGTCAGTCGTTTTATGCAGGAATTCTTTACACGACGGAAGGAAAAAAATACATAGTTATTGTTTCTGCAGACAATGCTTATGCGGTAAGACATCTCACTTTTTTAAGGAATGCCATTTGGAGCAGTATCGGTATAATCATGCTTATTACGATCGCTTTTTCGCTTTTCTTTTCCAAACGCATTTTCGATCCTATTAAACAGATTACACTCAGAGTAAAACAAATCAGTACAGAGAGTATTCATCTTCGTTTAGACGGAAAAGACAAAGCTTATGAAATCAGCGAGCTCATCTCCACATTTAACGACTTGTTGAACAGGTTAGAAACCTCATTTGAAACACAAAAAAACTTTATAAGCAATGCATCCCATGAATTTGGAACGCCTCTTACTTCAATTATTGGCGAGGCAGAAGTTGCTCTTATAAAAGAAAGAAGCTCCGCAGACTACCAGGAGACGCTTCAGAATATTTTAAAGCAAGCCGGACGTTTGGATCAGATCACCCGCTCTCTGTTGTTTCTGGCGCAAACAGGTTATGAGGGAAAAAAGATAATTTTCGAAATTATAAGGATGGATGAAATTCTTTGGGAGGTAAAAGAAATTATCAATCAATTGAATCCAAAAAACAAGATATCGATCGATCTAAATTCCTTGCCCGAAGACCCTAAGAAGTTAAAAATAAAGGGCAACAGGGAATTATTAAATCTTGCGATAGCAAATTTGTTTACCAATGCCTGCAAGTATTCGCATAACAAACCCGTTAGTGTAAATATCGAGTCTATCAACCAGGAAGTTGTTATCACCATAAAAGATCAGGGGGTTGGTATTCCTGAAAATGAACTTCCTTTTATCTACGATCCGTTTTTCAGAGCATCTAATACGCACACCTTCGAAGGTTATGGAATTGGCTTGCCTTTATCTCGAAATATCATTTTATTGCATCATGGAAGTCTGCTTGTTTCCTCTAAAGCTAACGAGGGCACAACCGTTCGGATAAATTTTCCTGTAAGTTAA